The DNA sequence tattcgtgttctttgatttgttagttaagcctagttttgtgtcagggtgatacgtacattttgggaacacggtaatgcaattgagtgggagtgctaacataaatatggaatctatagcttctatttggcaaatataagtaaaggatgatttctttcgagcttaaccaaaggaagataaatggtggagatctcatttcacttaggtgaaatatcatttatacagggttaagtgtttcaaggataaaatacattgaaggtgtagcggtaacagtagtgccttttcaatgtagatcatctatatagaggatcattgatcacattagggttataacaatggataactaatgacgtgtctatatcgtggaacatatagagcgtttctatatgactgagagtgcaattccaagttctaagtgtggattcaatgaggaattaataagttagggaatttacttggtagattcggttcgacttattggaagctcggttatatggacccatggtccccatactagttgagaccatactgctggtaagactcagttaattgattttaattaatcaattaaaattctaaaagttagaccatgtctactttatgaatttttactaagcaagggcaaaattgtaaaaaaaatagattttaggtttatttattgattaagagactttatatgtctaaattaataaatatattaaatggcaatattatttaataattatttccaagttattaaataattagaattggcatttaaaaggttaaattggaaaattggcatttttgagaaaatgggaatggaaaataacaaaatgggaaagttgcaaagtgaggcccaataccctttgtatggccggccctatgcataggaaattttatttgtagtttccattattttaatgccatgcaattctaacctaaacctagagggaattctataaatagaaagtgttggcttgaggaaaaaGACACACATCTtcgatcactttgtttctctcagaaaaagcctcacacgcctctctctcttttcttctctctaaatttcgaaactttgagtgaatgagtagtgcccacacacatcaagtggtatctcaatcatagtatgtaagactatggaatttctgcatcaaagaaggagaaaagaagatccaggtttagatcttggtgatgctctgctacagaaaggaatcaagggctagacatctgaacggaaggagtcatattattccgctgcacccactgtaaggttttctaactttatatgtgtttattttcattgttttagaattcatattaggttgttaatccaacatacttgttagtaaatctagatcctggtaaaataatttccaacacgttCTGTGGTCAAGCTCAAGAGACCGAGTATCACATTTTTGTTTCTTGTGACTTTGCCACTGCTTGCTGGTTTAGAGTAGGGGCAGCTGCTATAGATTTGGAGAATGCTAATATTGTCTCCTGGTTTGAGAAGCAGTTTGAAGCATTAGATGAGGAGTTAATTAGCAAAGTTGTTATGATATCTTGGGCCATTTGAAAGGCTCGTAACAGTATTATTTGGAAAGATAAACCTCTCTCGGTTGTGGAAGTGATGGCCTTAGCACACAATGCTTTACACCATTGGAGAAAAGCTCAACACAAAGATAGCATTCCATCTTGTGATCTTCAACAATCTGGGGATGGAAAGGAGCTTTGGAATAAACCGGTTGCTGGTGTGATTAAAGTAAATGTGGATGCGGCCTTCTTTGAAGAAGAGAATCGTTTTGGTTATGGGTTGGTGGCCAGAGATTGCACGGGGAAGCTTATTGAAGCCTGCTGCCAGTCGGTTCAAGGTCAGCTGAATGTTGCAGCAGCGGAGGCGATGGGAGTCAAGGAGGCTCTCAGTTGGATTAAAGAAAAACAATGGAATCATGTTGAAGTTGAAACTGACAGCAAATTAACTGTGCAAGCAGTTCGTAGTTCAATTGTTATGAAATCAGTGTTTGGCCTCCTTGTTAATGATTATCGTTATTTATTCCAAGCTATGCCTAATGTCAGTTTATGTTTTGTTAAACGGTCTGCCAATCGAGTTGCTCACTATGTTGCTAGGCAATCTCGATTTTTTGTTGATCATCGAGTCCTTAGTTCAAATGTTTCTGCTATGATGCAGGAAATATTGTATCAGGATTCAAGCTATTAATAAAGGTTATATTTACTTTTTCAAAAAACATAGTAattacattattttaaaatattaattatatttggaTATCAAGTGGCAAGATAGCTAGTaaatatacaataaattaacattgtgtaatatttaatataataaatatttaaaataaattttatctattaaaataaatattttttaaaaaaataaactcaagtttcataacaattttataacatatttaaaataatttttatctattaaggttatttaattgtttttgcATTCCATATGTGACAAGTGAGATTTATACTCGTTTATTAAAGTAGTATACTGTTGGGTCCGCCTCTTTGTTGTTGGGCTTGGACCATTAATGGCTTAAGGCCCAAATTAagtaaaacctaaaaaaaacaacaaaaagaaaaaaaaaataaaaatgttggTCGTGTATCGTAAACAGTAAGCAGCCAAGAGAAAGAAGGAAAAAGAGAGGGAACGAAGAGAAAGAAAGCTAAAGAGAGAAAGGAGTTTTGCCAATTTGCTTTGAAGATCAAGTGGTTGATTCTCATCCATTCTAGCTCAAATTTTGGGTAGTGAATCCTTGCAAGGTGCTCTTCAAACCTATCGGTTCCGATTTAGTGATTGTCCTCTCTTAAGTGCTCTTCTATAATACCCACTTGGGGAGACCCAAACTTTTTCTATTCGTGTATCCATCTTttgagatgatgatgatgatgattgtatTGGTGATCCAAGATTGTTTAATCTTGATGTTGTTGTGAGCCTCTAGTTTTACTAGAGAAGAACTTTGTAATCCCATTATTGAACTTTAgtgatattttgcacacgcaagtgtacgtatcgttataagtagtaaactcaccaggagtgaggtcgatcccacagggagtgtagttaagtacgttaaaattaaacttttacttctatttggttaaataaaaataaagaaagaattaaaaataagaaactagtaagaaacaattattcaagagaattgaaagttaataaaaactagggcttcgatttcaattgtttctattgaatatggcctaatatgattattttcctaatattaatctctatgcaatagcaggcttactaaggtaatttatagtcttctcagatatataaatctcaattacatgcaaactttctactctcgtgataaatttaacatgcaacaggcattaagcataaaaaccctataagctatctaaaccatataggtactctcgtcctatatcgaaattcagttctattttactatagcatatttgacactcacttctcagatctcgcatcaaaaccatagacagataattggtgatcaggcaattaaaagtaattaagcacaaataaaatagaatacatagaaattagggggaaaataaatcatatttaaaccataaacaatgttaaacaatatccatctaaccctaataaagtgtttagctacacatgttcattgaagcacaattacacatattaactttaagaaaagagatgaaaatagagaagagaagaatgctgaaaaccctatgaagaatgcctccaatattgcagttgatctctccactttgtatctgaattctctctttttttctctctgaaattgcttgatgaaatcaactctcttctgctctttatataggcattcagggcctaaaaagatggaaaaacgcACATGTTCAATGCCCATTCGAACTAGGAAACCCCCAACACCCACGTGagataaaaatacgatttttgtGCTGTTTAGGGAGgtgggccgcggcatgctaaagccatgccgcggcccgtgttGGAAGCGATTTTTCTActgcgtcgactgatagtattttggccataaatctctcaatattgctcggaattggacgattcaagatgttccgaaaagataaaagagagatctagaacttttatgctttgactttttccaaaatctaatcaaaacaccgtcgaattcaggcttgaaggttcagcttgcacaattttctctattttaaatatcatgatattgtgagatatttttatcttttttcccatctttttctctgatatttttctaatcttcttctattttaaatctgcaaaaataaaagataacaagcgtaaaaatgctccaaacacgattaaaacttaattaaaaatatactaaacttaatctaaaattaatactaaaaataacctaacagagCCAAGGTTGATTGGTGTTGAAAAACAGATGAGTCGGATGGAATGATGAAATTGAACTTATCAAACTATTCCGCTTGGAAGCAATTGATGGAAGATTTGCTCTATTGTAAAGATTTGTACAAACCTATTAAAGGTGGTGAGAACCGTCTAAGTTAGATGATGAGGAATGGGAAGTTCAACATAGAAAAGCCATTGCCTATATTAGACGATGGGTGGATATAAATCTTCATGAGCATATCTCTAATGAAACCATAACTGATgttgttttaaaaaaactagaaaatctCTTTGCCAAAAGAACGgttggtaataaaatttctctACTTAGAAGACTTCTAAATTTGAAGTACAAGGATGGTGGTAGTATGGTTGAGCATACAAGTCAATTTTAGAGTCTTGCAAACCAATTAGTTGTCATGAAGATGAATATGGATGATGAGATGCAAGCATCATTACTCCTTAGTTCTTTACCTGACAGTTGGAAAACGTTGGTGATAACGGTTTCTAATTCCACGCCAGAAGGGACTTTGACTATGGATTTGGCAAAAGATAGTTTGCTTAATGAAGAGGCCAGAAGGAAAGCACAAGGTgaatcttcttctttttctgggGTTCTTATTATTGAAAAGCATGACAGACGGGGACGAAGTCAGACTAAAAATCAGCATGGTTTTAGAAGAAGATCCAAGtcttgaaaagatattaagtGTTACCATTGTAACAAGCTAGGTCACTTAATAAGGGATTGCAGTATATTGAAAAGAGAACGGAATCAAGGAAAGAAAAATGAGAAAGAGACTAATACAGTTTCCGGTGAAGGTGATGTTGTCATTGTATGTGATGATGGGTGTGTTAGTCTTGCTACCCAAGATTGTAGTTGGGTGATTAATTCTGGTGCTTTATTCCATGTTACTGCTCGTAGTGATTTCTTCACTTCTTACACTATTGGTGATTTTGGCAATGTTACAATGAGAAATAGTGGTGCATCGAAAATTGTGGGTATTGGAGATATTTGCATGGTAACCAGTGTTGGTAGCAAATTGATTCTCAAAGATGTTAGGCATGTTCCAGACATTCGCCTTAACTTGGTATCTACTGGAAGACTTGATGATGAGGGGTTCATAAACTGGTTTGGTGAAAGTAAATGGAAGCTCACCAATGGTTCTCTTGTAGTGGCGAGAGGAAAGAAAGTGAATACTCTCTATGTCATGGAAGCTAAGCTACACAAATGAGAGATTAATGCAGTTCAAAAAGATGCAAATATTGATCTTTGGCACCAGAGGCTCGATCATATCAGCGAGAAAGGACTTCAAACTCTTGCTAGAAAGCAATTCATACTGAATTCGCAAGGTACGCCTCTTAAAACTTATGATCATTGCTTAGCTGGAAAAACACATAGAGTTTCTTTTCATATACGTCCACCATCTAGAAGATCTAATGTTATTAATCTGATTCACACTGATGTATGTACTATGCAAACTAGAACTCTTTGAGGTGCACTTTACTTTGTTACTTTTATTGATGACCATTCTAGAAAAGTTTGGGTTTTTGATTTGAAATCTAAAGATCAGGTGTTCGATGCTTTCAAAGAACTTCATGCCAAAATTGAAAGAGGAACTAGAAGAAAGTTAAAGTATGTTCGAGCAGATAATGGTGGTGGGTATAGGGTCCATTTGAATACTATTGTAGACTCCATGGAATCAAGCTTGAGAAGTCAGTTCCAAAAACTCCTCAACATAATGGTGTGGCAGAAAGAATGAACAAAACAATTGAAGAAAGGATTAGGTGTATGATTTCCCATGCCAAGCTACCTAGGTCCTTTTTAGGGGAGGCTATGAGAACTGCAGTTGATTTGATTAACCTTTCTCCTTCATATCCTTTGAACGGTGATGTGTTTGAGAGAGTATGGAGAGGGAAATATGTCTCATATGGTCATTTGAGAGTCTTTGGGTGCATAGCATTTGTTCATATTCCTAAAGATGAGATATCCAAGCTTGATGATAAGGAAAAACCATGTATTTTCTTGGGGTACGGTCATAAAGAGTTTGAGTACACATTATGGGATCCAATGAACAAGAAGATTATCAAAAGCAGGGATGTGGTGTTTCTTGAAGATAAAATGTTTGAAGGCAGTGACAAAGTTCAGAAGCAAAAGTTCCCTGCTAATGTTCCTATGAGTACTAGCTCAATTCCTTCACCCATAGTGCATGAAAATCATGGGGGAGATGAACAAGAAAACCATGAAGAGCATGTCAATGAAGAAGCATATGAACAAGAAGATCGCGGTGAGAATATTGATTATGATGTTCATGATGATGGTGAGCAAACTGAACAGGATCAAGAAGCACCTCCACCACCACCAGTTGAGACTCCAGTAAGGAGATCCACAAGAGAGCGTAAACCAACTTCAAGATACAATTCTCATGAGTATGTAATGCTCAGTGATGGGGGAGAGCTAGAAAATTACCAAGAAGCCATTCTACATGAGCATAAGAATGAGTGTGATAGAGCCATGCAAGAAGAGATGGGATCCCTGCATGAGAATCACACATATGACTTGGTGAAGTTGCCTAAAGGGAAGAAAGCTCTCAAGAACAAATGTAGGCATAAGACTAAAAACAATGGCTCACAACTGTACAAGGCACGATTGGTTGTGAAAGGGTTCAGTCAAAAGAAAGGTATTGACTTTGAAGAAATATTTTTTCTGTTGTGAAAATGTCCTCTATTAGAGTTGTTCTTGGTTTAGCTGCTCGCTTGAATTTAGAAGTAGAACAACTTGATGTGAAAACTGCATTTCTTCATTGTGACTTGGAAGAAGAAATTTACATGGAGCAGCCAGATGGTTTCAAAGTCAAGGGAAAAGAGAATCTTGTGTGCAAGCTTCAAAAAAGCTTATATGGACTCAAACAGGCACCTAGACAGTGGTACAAGAAGTTTGATTCTTTCATGGCCAGCCATGGATATACCTGAACTACTTCTGATCATTGTGTGTTTACAAAGAAGTTTTCAAATGAAGATTTCATTATTCTCAtgttatatgttgatgatatgttGATTTTTGGCCATGATGTCAGAAAGATTGAAAAGCTAAAGGAAGAGTTGAGCAAGTCTTTTGCTATGATAGACTTAGGATCGACAAAACAGATACTTGGAATGAGGATTTCCCATGACAGGAACAATGGGAAACTTTGGTTATCTCAAGAAACTTATGTTGAAAAAGTTCTTGAAAGATTTAACATGAGCAAAGCGAAAGTAGTTAGTTCTCTACTTGCAGGTCATTTCAAGCTAAGCTCCAAACAATGTCCTACAAGTGAGAAGGATAAACAAGAAATGGCTTCAATACCTTACTCATCGGCAGTTGTCagtttgatgtatgctatgGTCTGTACGAGGCCAGATATTGCTCATGCAGTTGGAGTTTTTAGCCGATTCCCCTCTAATCCTAGTAAGGATCATTGGGAAGCAGTGAAATAGATATTAAGATATCTACGAGGTACTTCCAGGTTGTGCTTATGTTTTGGCAGTGATGAACCTATGCTTGATGGGTACATAGATGTAGACATGGCTGGTGATTGTGATTCCAGGAAATCCACTTCAAGATTCTTGATGACATTTGCAAGGGGAGCTGTTTCATGGCAATTGAGGTTACAGAAGTGTGTTGCTCTGTCTACTACAGAAGCTGAATAAATAGCTGTAACTGAAGCTTGTAAAGAAGCTTTATGGATGAAAAAGTTTCTACAAGAGTCGGGCTTGCAATAAGAAAGATACATTGTCTACTGTGACAGTTATAGTGCCATTCACATCTCTAAGAATTCAACATTCCATTCAAGATCCAAGCATATTGATGTTAGATATCATTGGATTCATGATGTAATTGAGGTGAAAGAATTTTACTTAGAAAAGGTGCATACCAGTGAGAATGGTTTCGATATGTTGACAAAGACTTTGCCTAAAGAGAAGCTTAAAGCTAGTAAAGCCCACCAACTGAGACGGAGGGGGAGATTTGTTGGGTCTGCCCCTTTATTATTGGGCTTGGACCATTAAGGGCTTAAGGCCCAAATTATGTGAAATCTAAAAGaaacaacaaaaagaaaaataaaaaaaaataaaaggctgGTGGTGTATCGTGAGCAGTAAGCAGccaagagaaagaaagaaaaagagagggaaagaaGAGAAATAaagctagagagagaaagggattttttcattttgctttgaagaataagtggttgattCTCATCCATTCTAGCTTAAATTTTGGGTGGTGAATCCTTGCAAGGTGCTCTTCAAACTTACCGGTTCCGATTTGGCGATTGTCCTCTCTAAGGTGCTCTTCTATAAGTCCCACTTGGTGAGACCCAAATTTTGCTATTTGTGTATCCATTTTTTGAGGTGATGATGATTGTATTGGTGATCCAAGATTGTTTAATCTTTATTTTGTTGTGAGCCTTTAGTATTACTAGAGAAGAACTTTGTAATCCCATTATTAAAATTTAGTGATAGTGGATAATTTTAGTGGACTATGGTCATGTGGTTTTTCCGCGTAAAAATCTTGGTGTCTcactgaaaatattttaaaaaatttaatcttttattatatgtaaaaactatatatacatattatatataagtttttcaatggataaatctatatttttcttaactcCAGTAATATCAAAATAGGTCAAGGTAAGTTAACACGAATATAATACGATTTTTTATGTTTTGCGTTAGGATTGAGAAAATTAGACTTAATTTAAAAACAGATTGACACATCTCACACAAAATATAAAAGCatattaactaaaatataacaggaaaaaataattttgccACTCCTACGTAGAGTTAAATCCAACATTCTTATACGCGAAGTGCAGCCGTTtcctagtaataataataaagaattcaaaataataattaattaaaaaaataaaaaactaaaaacccCATCTCGTCTTCGCATCCTCTGCCAAATATCTGAAGCTGTCACAATTCGCAATGTGGCGCTCTCGCACAGTAGACGCCCATTTCAGGACCATGCGTCTCATCCCTTCtctcctctcttcttcttctccactCATCCTTGTCCGTACAATCAAGAACCAGGTACACCTTCCCTCCCCTTTGCCCAATCCATCTCGGTCTTCTTCTCTTCCCAAATCCCTAATCTCCCCTATTGTTACCTTTACGCCTTCCTCTCCCTCTGGTCTCCGTAGCCAGAGCCTTAGCTCCGGAATTGGATTCCGTGTCGTCCGTTGCATATCTTCGGTGTCACCTGCGCCGACATTTGACTGGAACGAGCCGGTCTCCTGCTCGGAGGTCGGAGATGGTGACATGGGCACAGTGGATGAAGAGACCAGGCCTCATATTCCCGTTAGAGCTTATTTCTTCTCAACTAGGTTTGGTTTCTGGAATTGGCTTATTGTTGCGGAGTAGCTCTGTTCTGTGTAGTGGCTTTTTCAAAATGTTTCGTGAATTATGTATATTTGCTTATTTATTCATGCTTTTAACTGTGTAGTGTGGATTTAAGAAAATTGGTGGAACAGAACAGGGCAAATTTTATCCCACCAACATCAAGAATGACTAATTACGTTCTTCTTAAATTCGGCGAGCTTTCTCAAACCAATGTAAGCCTTGCCATTGTTTACTAATTACTACTACTGTTTTCAATTATGCTTTGTTTTGTATAATTCTATCATCATAGAAGCAACATCATGAGGATTAGGTTGGGTGGTCTGGTCACTTGTCAGGCCACGGTTTTGTTCAGTTAACAGTACTTGTAGAAAGCAGGATTACTAGATGTCGTGTTGATTCAATTGGGAATTAGTTTATTGGGTGCACATGAAAGAATATATGcacatatctatatatttatactaaaattagtttatttgtcTAGGTGAGAATGTATGGATTGAGGAATGGCTCCTGCAATGTTTGGTTTCCTGTTGCTGCATGTTCTTGATTTGTATGATGATACGGCTTTTAAGATGTCGATTCTAGTTTAAAATTGTTTCCTGTAGGCCTTGTTTGGATCTTGAATTTTaagagaaaagaagatgaaTTCCAAAGGATTTCATTTTCTCATTTTAGATTAAaagtataatataattttatgaaatttagAACGATTAAtatgtaaaagaaaaagaaaatattaaaaatagtcATCAAATTTGTGGAAAGCGTTTTCATCCATTTTTTTCACTTTCCCTTCATAATCCCGAGATCCAAACGAAGCCTTAAGAATTGTGCTTTTACATgctgtaattattattattttgttgggTCATAACATGATGTAATTGTTGATCTATCtttagttttaaattttaattgatttgtCTCATTGTCTAATCCCCCGATGGAATACCTGTTTATAAAGCAAATGCTTTCATATTGGCTTGATATAGGTTTTTGTTGGTTTGGGTTTGGCCTTTTAAAAGGAAAGTGGTATTGTAAGAATGGGGTTGGCTTTGAAAAATTTGAGGTCCAAGATAAATTTAATTGTGGGGCTCTTAATACAAATAACTTTTTTTGgtgtttatataaattatattttctaactaGAGACCTTTGTATGATGGAGGCCATAGGACTATCTACCCTATCTATACTCATTGTCTACTGTCGGCCCTTGCTGACACAACTTAAGATGATAGTGTGAATTTTGTTTCAGGGTTTGCGTGCTTCTTTAAGTGGCAGTGATTGCTGCTACATGGTTGTCTTTCAATACGGTTCAATTGTCTTGTTTAACGTCCGCGAACATGAGATTGATCAGTAtctaaaaattgtagagaaACATGCATCAGGCTTACTACCTGAAATGAGAAAGGATGGTAAGATCTCTAAAGCTTCACTTGGATTTAAGTATGTGCTTCCGTTTTGAAATAGTAAATCATCATATAGATGTTGCATTCATGTTACTGTCACATTTTCTGTTCTCAGAACATATTTGTATAGCTAAAGCTAATAAATTAACATATTTATGGAACAAGTCTAGCATTAAAAGAGAAA is a window from the Cannabis sativa cultivar Pink pepper isolate KNU-18-1 chromosome 1, ASM2916894v1, whole genome shotgun sequence genome containing:
- the LOC115706681 gene encoding protein RETARDED ROOT GROWTH-LIKE isoform X1, translating into MWRSRTVDAHFRTMRLIPSLLSSSSPLILVRTIKNQVHLPSPLPNPSRSSSLPKSLISPIVTFTPSSPSGLRSQSLSSGIGFRVVRCISSVSPAPTFDWNEPVSCSEVGDGDMGTVDEETRPHIPVRAYFFSTSVDLRKLVEQNRANFIPPTSRMTNYVLLKFGELSQTNGLRASLSGSDCCYMVVFQYGSIVLFNVREHEIDQYLKIVEKHASGLLPEMRKDEYEVREKPTLDTWMEGGLDYIMLQYVNTDGIRTIGSVLGQSIALDYYVRQVDGMVAEFTDINREMETTGNFKMKKKKLFQLVGKANSNLADVILKLGLFERSDIAWKDAKYAQIWEYLREEFEVTQRFASLDFKLKFVEHNIRFLQEILQNRKSDLLEWLIIALIGAEILLSLYDIIHRSALT
- the LOC115706681 gene encoding protein RETARDED ROOT GROWTH-LIKE isoform X2; its protein translation is MWRSRTVDAHFRTMRLIPSLLSSSSPLILVRTIKNQVHLPSPLPNPSRSSSLPKSLISPIVTFTPSSPSGLRSQSLSSGIGFRVVRCISSVSPAPTFDWNEPVSCSEVGDGDMGTVDEETRPHIPVRAYFFSTSVDLRKLVEQNRANFIPPTSRMTNYVLLKFGELSQTNGLRASLSGSDCCYMVVFQYGSIVLFNVREHEIDQYLKIVEKHASGLLPEMRKDEYEVREKPTLDTWMEGGLDYIMLQYVNTDGIRTIGSVLGQSIALDYYVRQVDGMVAEFTDINREMETTGNFKMKKKKLFQLVGKANSNLADVILKLGLFESFTDQILPGKMLNMLRYGNISEKNLR